The genomic interval TCGGCTTTTAGGCCGTACTCGGCTAAGGTAAGGATGACCATTTCTTCCAGTAAACGTAGATATTTGTGAATGTCTGTAAAAAAATGATCGAGATCTAAAATAGGATACCCTACAATTTGACCGGGTCCGTGGTAGGTAATATCTCCACCACGATTGATTTTATAGAAAGTAGCATTCTTTTCGGCTAGCTCTTTTTCGCTGACAAGCAAATTAGACATATCCCCACTTTTACCTAACGTAAACACGTGTGGATGCTCTACAAACAAGAAATGGTTTGTGGTTTCTAGCCCAGCATCTTCCCGTCTGTTCTTGATTTTTATATCGCGTGTAGCATCAAAAAGCTGCTGCTGGTAGTCCCAGGTTTCTTTATAATCCTTGTTACCAAGGTCCTCTAAAATGATTTTTCTATTCACGCCGCAAAGGTAATACAATTAAGCCCTTTCCATGAAAATCTGCTGTTTCTAAACTATTTTACAACGGATAGTTCCACTTTAAATAGATAAATCAAATTCTATCTTTAAGATTTACAAACTGACAATTGATTTGATGAGAATGCCTTTACTCTCAGGTACTATACACAAGAGAACCTACTATTAAGATTACCGCTGCGGCTTATTTAAAATAACTAATGCCGCAATTACCCCAGGCACCCAGCCACAAAGCCATAATAGAAACACGATAATAATGGACCCACAACCTCTGTCAAGAACCGCTAGGGGTGGGAAAAAGATGGCAAGCAAGACACGCCAGATACTCATAGATTTAAATTTTTATACTCGTATACATACGAGAATTGATGATTGATGTACCTATAGGTCTCAGATTATTTATAATTGTTACAACCGTTTCATATCTCCATAAGCAGTTACTATCTTTGCGGCTTCTTTGGCGCAGGGATGCACAAAGCTCATTACATAACATTATAAGGAATAACCGTATGCAATTGTCAGAACAAGAACAAGTACGCCGTCAAAAACTAGCGCGCTTACGCGAAATAGGAATTAACCCCTACCCTGCAGATTTATATCCAGTGAGTCACGCTTCCGCGAAAGCGAAACAAAACTACACAGAAGGGGAAAAAGTAGTGATGGCGGGACGTTTAATGTCACGACGCATACAAGGAAATGCCTCTTTTGCCGAAATACAAGACGGTGAAGGGCGCATACAGGTATACTTTAATCGAGACGAGATTTGCACAGGCGAGGACAAGTCAAAATACAACGAGGTGTACAAAAAGCTACTTGATATAGGAGATTTTGTAGGAATTGAAGGTGAAATGTTTACCACAAAGGTGGGCGAGATTACGGTTTTAGTAAAAGACTTTACCCTATTAAGTAAAGCCTTAAAACCCTTACCACAGCCACGTACAGATGAGGATGGAAAGGTACACGATGCCTTTACAGATCCAGAGTTGCGCTACCGCCGCCGTTATGTAGACCTTACCGTAAACCCACATGTAAAAGAGGTTTTCGTAAAACGTACGAAGCTCTTTAATGCCATGCGTGGTTTCTTTAATGATGCTGGCTATTTTGAAGTAGAGACCCCTATCTTACAACCTATTGCCGGTGGTGCTGCTGCTAGACCTTTTGTAACGCACCACAATTCGTTAGATATGCCATTGTATATGCGTATTGCTAACGAGTTGTATTTAAAACGACTTATTGTAGGTGGTTTTGAAGGGGTGTATGAGTTTTCAAAAAATTTCCGTAATGAAGGGATGGACCGTACGCACAATCCAGAATTTACGGCAATGGAAATATATGTAGCCTACAAGGACTACAACTGGATGATGGACTTTTGTGAGCGCTTGCTAGAGCACTGTGCACTTGCCGTAAATGGTACGACAGAAGCCACTTTTGGTGAGCACACGGTAGACTTTAAAGCACCGTATGCACGCGTGACT from Dokdonia sp. Hel_I_53 carries:
- the lysS gene encoding lysine--tRNA ligase, with protein sequence MQLSEQEQVRRQKLARLREIGINPYPADLYPVSHASAKAKQNYTEGEKVVMAGRLMSRRIQGNASFAEIQDGEGRIQVYFNRDEICTGEDKSKYNEVYKKLLDIGDFVGIEGEMFTTKVGEITVLVKDFTLLSKALKPLPQPRTDEDGKVHDAFTDPELRYRRRYVDLTVNPHVKEVFVKRTKLFNAMRGFFNDAGYFEVETPILQPIAGGAAARPFVTHHNSLDMPLYMRIANELYLKRLIVGGFEGVYEFSKNFRNEGMDRTHNPEFTAMEIYVAYKDYNWMMDFCERLLEHCALAVNGTTEATFGEHTVDFKAPYARVTMADSIKHFTGFDISGKTEDEIRQAAQEMGIEVDATMGKGKLIDEIFGEKCEGNYIQPTFITDYPKEMSPLCKEHRDNPELTERFELMVCGKEIANAYSELNDPIDQRERFEAQLELAKRGDDEATASIDYDFLRSLEYGMPPTSGMGIGMDRLIMFLTNNQSIQEVLFFPQMKPEKKALDLNVNEKTIYELLKKESPQELNALKAAAGLSNKAWDKGVKGLTKLGAAKVSKTDEGLFITITG
- the lipB gene encoding lipoyl(octanoyl) transferase LipB; the encoded protein is MNRKIILEDLGNKDYKETWDYQQQLFDATRDIKIKNRREDAGLETTNHFLFVEHPHVFTLGKSGDMSNLLVSEKELAEKNATFYKINRGGDITYHGPGQIVGYPILDLDHFFTDIHKYLRLLEEMVILTLAEYGLKAERSPGETGVWFDVGTPFARKICALGVRASRWVTMHGFALNVNADLGYFDLMIPCGIKDKAVTSLNVELAKPHIDQAEVKEKLLKHFTQLFDAEFVTKKAEI
- a CDS encoding YqaE/Pmp3 family membrane protein; this translates as MSIWRVLLAIFFPPLAVLDRGCGSIIIVFLLWLCGWVPGVIAALVILNKPQR